From one Leifsonia soli genomic stretch:
- a CDS encoding Fpg/Nei family DNA glycosylase — protein MPEGHSVHRIARQFAVNFVGHRVSVSSPQGRFAADATRIDGRVMTDARAVGKQMFLEFDNGLWLRVHLGLYGAWDFAGDISIDPTIASANGRMGQTNQRGTDLDGADPILDSAGENSLHSIGAPRRTRLRMAESEKVEAEITSFPPEPIGQVRVRLLTDTAVADLRGPTACEVLDPAQVDAVIAKLGPDPQVDDSQEAEDRFVSIVRRKPTAIALLLMDQSVVSGIGNVYRAELLFRARQNPHTPGKQVPEETVRALWRDWVHLLRIGVETGQMMTMDDLDEQSYRRAMANRDDRHWVYKREGLPCRVCGTHILMEELGGRKLYWCPVDQA, from the coding sequence ATGCCCGAAGGTCACTCCGTCCATCGCATCGCCCGGCAGTTCGCGGTCAACTTCGTCGGCCACCGCGTCTCCGTCTCGTCGCCGCAGGGGCGGTTCGCCGCGGATGCGACGCGCATCGACGGTCGCGTGATGACCGACGCGCGGGCCGTCGGCAAGCAGATGTTCCTCGAGTTCGACAACGGGCTCTGGCTGCGCGTGCACCTCGGCCTCTACGGTGCGTGGGACTTCGCGGGCGACATCAGCATCGACCCGACGATCGCGAGCGCGAACGGCCGGATGGGTCAGACCAACCAGCGGGGCACCGACCTCGACGGTGCTGATCCGATCCTCGACTCCGCCGGCGAGAACTCGCTCCACTCGATCGGTGCGCCCCGGCGCACCCGGCTGCGCATGGCCGAGTCCGAGAAGGTGGAGGCCGAGATCACGTCCTTCCCGCCCGAGCCGATCGGCCAGGTGCGCGTCCGGCTGCTGACCGACACGGCGGTCGCCGACCTCCGCGGGCCGACGGCCTGCGAGGTGCTCGACCCGGCGCAGGTCGATGCGGTGATCGCGAAGCTGGGGCCCGATCCCCAGGTGGACGACAGTCAGGAGGCGGAGGACCGCTTCGTCTCGATCGTGCGCCGCAAGCCGACCGCGATCGCCCTCCTGCTCATGGACCAGAGCGTGGTGAGCGGCATCGGCAACGTGTACCGCGCCGAGCTGCTGTTCCGCGCGAGGCAGAACCCGCACACGCCGGGCAAGCAGGTGCCGGAGGAGACCGTCCGCGCTCTCTGGCGCGACTGGGTGCACCTGCTCCGCATCGGCGTCGAGACGGGCCAGATGATGACGATGGACGACCTCGACGAGCAGTCCTACCGTCGGGCGATGGCGAACCGCGACGACCGTCACTGGGTCTACAAGCGCGAGGGGTTGCCGTGCCGGGTCTGCGGCACGCACATCCTCATGGAGGAGCTGGGCGGCCGCAAGCTGTACTGGTGCCCGGTGGATCAGGCGTAG
- a CDS encoding Dps family protein, translating into MTDIAATQSVSNPDVAAGVAQFLTPVVIDLTAIVVNGKQAHWHVRGANFIGVHELLDTIVDHAQEWADLAAERIVALGLPVDARLGTVAAKTTTGELTAGFRPSNETIAEVIAQLDAALAGVNTAVRELAELDQTSQDVAIEIARGLDKDRWFLFAHISE; encoded by the coding sequence ATGACGGACATCGCCGCAACCCAGAGTGTCTCGAACCCGGACGTCGCCGCCGGGGTCGCCCAGTTCCTCACCCCCGTCGTCATCGACCTGACCGCGATCGTGGTCAACGGCAAGCAGGCCCACTGGCACGTGCGCGGAGCCAACTTCATCGGCGTGCACGAGCTGCTGGACACGATCGTGGACCACGCCCAGGAGTGGGCCGACCTCGCCGCAGAGCGCATCGTCGCTCTCGGCCTCCCGGTCGACGCCCGCCTCGGGACCGTCGCCGCCAAGACCACGACCGGCGAGCTCACCGCCGGGTTCCGCCCCTCGAACGAGACCATCGCCGAGGTCATCGCACAGCTCGACGCGGCCCTCGCCGGTGTGAACACCGCGGTGCGCGAGCTGGCGGAGCTCGACCAGACCAGCCAGGACGTCGCGATCGAGATCGCCCGCGGGCTCGACAAGGACCGCTGGTTCCTGTTCGCGCACATCAGCGAGTAG
- a CDS encoding sensor histidine kinase has product MTTETDTGQPGAARPSATLDAVTPSQPHPARLGYGSLWRGVPRELGFLLLTMPIAIVGLSVLMSLFWTGVGTIVIYVGFFIIVAAFYTARGFGVVELTRLDWAGRPAIPRPVWEKPGTPRTFLRAVFGPFANGHYWLYLLHGMIINPIVSIFSWTVTIVWASVALGGLTGWIWEPFIPQGDRSFFLSQTVVDAVFRTTSTFDPTVGDRILYLIAGVLFAVTLPFVTRGLTLMHEGIARGVLGRWPSEALQREVADLSASRGAAVAAEDQALRRLERDLHDGPQQRLIRLQMDIAAAERKLADDPDAAATLLAEARQQAGDTLEELRALSRGFAPPILQDRGLVAAAESLAARSPIPVTVESSLQPGERFSPEIERNAYYVLAELAANLAKHSGAQAGRLFLERVVDGSGAAWLSVWLTDNGRGGASLVDGHGLRGLEERVRGLRGELVVDSPEGGPTRIGARIPLA; this is encoded by the coding sequence ATGACCACAGAGACGGACACCGGGCAGCCCGGGGCCGCCCGACCTTCTGCCACGCTGGATGCTGTGACACCATCCCAGCCCCACCCCGCCCGCTTGGGCTACGGCTCGCTCTGGCGCGGGGTGCCGCGCGAGCTCGGCTTCCTGCTGCTCACCATGCCGATCGCGATCGTCGGGCTGTCCGTGCTGATGTCGCTGTTCTGGACGGGCGTCGGCACCATCGTGATCTACGTCGGCTTCTTCATCATCGTCGCCGCCTTCTACACGGCCCGCGGCTTCGGCGTCGTCGAGCTGACGCGACTGGACTGGGCGGGCCGGCCGGCCATCCCGCGCCCGGTCTGGGAGAAGCCGGGCACCCCGCGCACGTTCCTCCGGGCCGTCTTCGGTCCGTTCGCGAACGGCCACTACTGGCTTTACCTGCTGCACGGCATGATCATCAACCCGATCGTCAGCATCTTCTCCTGGACGGTGACCATCGTCTGGGCGTCGGTCGCCCTGGGCGGCCTGACCGGCTGGATCTGGGAGCCGTTCATCCCGCAGGGGGACCGCAGCTTCTTCCTCTCGCAGACCGTGGTGGATGCGGTGTTCCGCACGACGTCGACCTTCGACCCGACCGTCGGCGACCGCATCCTGTACCTGATCGCCGGCGTCCTGTTTGCCGTGACCCTGCCGTTCGTGACGCGCGGCCTGACCTTGATGCACGAGGGCATCGCCCGCGGCGTGCTCGGGCGCTGGCCGTCGGAGGCGCTGCAACGCGAGGTCGCCGACCTGTCCGCATCGCGCGGTGCGGCCGTCGCGGCGGAGGATCAGGCCCTGCGCCGGCTGGAGCGCGACCTGCACGACGGTCCGCAGCAGCGCCTCATCCGGTTGCAGATGGACATCGCGGCCGCCGAGCGCAAGCTCGCCGACGACCCGGACGCCGCCGCGACGCTGCTCGCCGAGGCGCGCCAGCAGGCGGGCGACACCCTGGAGGAGCTGCGGGCCCTGTCGCGCGGCTTCGCCCCGCCCATCCTGCAGGACCGCGGCCTGGTCGCCGCTGCGGAGTCGCTCGCCGCGCGCAGCCCCATCCCGGTCACCGTGGAGTCGTCGCTGCAGCCGGGGGAGCGGTTCAGCCCGGAGATCGAGCGGAACGCCTACTACGTGCTGGCGGAACTGGCCGCGAACCTGGCCAAGCACTCCGGCGCGCAGGCCGGCCGGCTCTTCCTGGAGCGGGTGGTGGATGGGTCGGGCGCCGCCTGGCTGAGCGTCTGGCTGACCGACAACGGCCGCGGGGGAGCCTCCCTCGTCGACGGCCACGGCCTGCGCGGGCTGGAGGAGCGGGTGCGCGGTCTGCGCGGCGAGCTCGTGGTCGACAGCCCGGAGGGCGGTCCGACGCGGATCGGCGCGCGCATCCCGCTCGCCTGA
- a CDS encoding amidohydrolase, with amino-acid sequence MTLLLAGARLPGRDGLVDVVIDGGRIASVEPTGSATGVAAGERIPLDGRWLVPGLWDQHVHFTQWAQTARRLDVSRAGSAAEAAALVRARAEASPADSPDDVLVGFGFHDALWPDVPTRELLDAAAGDRPVVLIAGDLHCSWLNSAAAARFAPGTPDAVLREDASFAVTSLLTAADDATLDRWAADAARVAATRGVVGIVDLEYGWNLDVWRRRIADSAPGLRVEFGIYGDHLDRAASLGLRTGDVVEGTGGLLTVGPYKVISDGSLNTRTALCTHAYPDGGHGVANLAPSELVERMRFAVDHGLVPAVHAIGDEANRRALDAFEAVGAGGRIEHAQLIDASDIPRFARLGVTASVQPEHAMDDRDVAERLWPGRTDRAFPLADLHAAGARLAFGSDAPVAPLDPWAAIASAVGRSRDGRDPWHPEQSLPPEAALGASVRSSVTPAGPADLAVLDRDPLTSAPDDLRTMPVAATFVAGRATHDTLR; translated from the coding sequence ATGACGCTGCTGCTCGCCGGGGCGCGGCTGCCCGGACGCGACGGGCTCGTGGATGTTGTGATCGACGGCGGACGGATCGCATCGGTCGAGCCGACCGGATCGGCGACGGGCGTGGCAGCGGGGGAGCGCATCCCGCTCGACGGCCGCTGGCTGGTGCCGGGCCTGTGGGATCAGCACGTGCACTTCACGCAGTGGGCGCAGACCGCGCGCCGGTTGGATGTGTCCCGCGCCGGGTCTGCCGCCGAGGCCGCCGCGCTGGTGCGGGCCCGCGCCGAGGCGTCACCGGCGGACTCGCCGGACGACGTGCTCGTGGGCTTCGGCTTCCACGATGCGCTGTGGCCGGACGTCCCGACACGCGAGCTGCTGGACGCCGCCGCCGGCGACCGCCCGGTCGTCCTGATCGCCGGCGACCTGCACTGCTCCTGGCTGAACAGCGCTGCCGCCGCGCGGTTTGCCCCCGGCACGCCCGATGCCGTGCTGCGGGAGGACGCCAGCTTCGCCGTGACCAGCCTGCTCACCGCCGCGGACGACGCGACCCTCGACCGCTGGGCGGCCGACGCCGCCCGGGTCGCCGCGACCCGCGGGGTGGTCGGCATCGTCGACCTCGAGTACGGCTGGAATCTCGACGTGTGGCGGCGGCGCATCGCCGACAGCGCTCCCGGGCTGCGGGTCGAGTTCGGCATCTACGGCGACCATCTCGACCGCGCCGCGAGTCTCGGGTTGCGGACGGGGGACGTGGTGGAGGGCACCGGGGGCCTGCTCACCGTCGGCCCGTACAAGGTGATCTCCGACGGCTCCCTGAACACCCGCACCGCGCTGTGCACGCACGCCTACCCGGACGGCGGCCACGGCGTCGCCAACCTCGCACCGAGCGAACTGGTCGAGCGGATGCGGTTCGCCGTCGACCACGGACTGGTCCCCGCCGTCCACGCGATCGGCGACGAGGCGAACCGTCGCGCGCTCGACGCCTTCGAGGCCGTCGGCGCGGGCGGCCGGATCGAGCACGCCCAGCTGATCGACGCATCCGACATCCCGCGCTTCGCCCGGCTCGGCGTGACCGCGAGCGTGCAACCCGAGCATGCGATGGACGACCGGGATGTCGCCGAGCGGCTCTGGCCCGGCCGCACCGACCGCGCCTTCCCGCTCGCGGACCTCCACGCCGCGGGCGCCCGCCTCGCGTTCGGCTCCGATGCGCCCGTCGCGCCCCTCGACCCCTGGGCGGCGATCGCCTCCGCCGTCGGCCGCTCCCGCGACGGGCGTGACCCGTGGCATCCCGAGCAGTCGCTTCCGCCCGAGGCCGCCCTGGGGGCGTCCGTGCGCTCGTCCGTCACGCCGGCCGGGCCGGCCGACCTCGCGGTGCTCGACCGCGACCCCCTGACGTCCGCGCCCGACGACCTCCGCACCATGCCGGTCGCGGCGACCTTCGTCGCCGGCCGCGCCACCCACGACACCCTCCGCTGA
- a CDS encoding FMN-binding negative transcriptional regulator: MRQNPSFTLTDPAELKRLVRENPWATFVSSTSNGLVASHYPVILDETREELTLLSHVGRPDEQLHELGEHELLVIVQGPHGYISSGWYDEKPAVPTWNFIAAHFSGVPELLSDEENLGVLARLVDHFEGELPEPRRMRGTLADAQYAERIVSGTVGLRLTPTRVVAKQKMSQNRPDHIVDAILGELGGDGPYASAGLLREMQIVHDRRRAAR, translated from the coding sequence GTGCGACAGAATCCGAGCTTCACGCTCACGGATCCGGCCGAGCTGAAGCGGCTCGTGCGCGAGAACCCGTGGGCGACTTTCGTGAGCAGCACGTCGAACGGGCTCGTCGCCTCCCACTACCCGGTCATCCTCGACGAGACGCGGGAGGAGCTCACGCTGCTCAGCCACGTCGGACGGCCGGACGAGCAGCTGCACGAGCTGGGGGAGCACGAACTGCTGGTGATCGTCCAAGGGCCGCACGGGTACATCTCGTCCGGCTGGTACGACGAGAAGCCGGCCGTTCCCACCTGGAACTTCATCGCGGCGCACTTCTCGGGCGTTCCGGAGTTGCTGAGCGACGAGGAGAACCTCGGGGTCCTGGCGCGGCTGGTCGACCACTTCGAAGGCGAGCTGCCGGAGCCGCGCCGCATGCGCGGCACCCTGGCCGACGCGCAGTACGCCGAGCGCATCGTCTCGGGCACGGTCGGCCTGCGCCTGACGCCGACCCGCGTCGTCGCCAAGCAGAAGATGAGCCAGAACCGGCCGGACCACATCGTCGACGCGATCCTCGGCGAGCTCGGGGGCGATGGACCGTACGCGAGCGCCGGCCTGCTGCGCGAGATGCAGATCGTGCACGACCGGCGGCGCGCCGCGCGATGA